The genomic DNA TCTCTTGTCGCTCGTATTTCGAGCTCTGCCAACGACGTCGCAAATACTACGCAGCCGTCTTGTTGTTCGAAGACACATGCCGCTGTCGGGTGCGGCACGACGGGAACCGCGGGTTCCTCGAATAGTGAATCCGTGAGTTCACCAAGGGCACCAGTTGCCATCTTGATGTGGAAGGCAGCGGAGTGCCGTGGCAATCAGAACCTGTGGACGCTGCTCGCTTCGCTCTACGTTTCTCCAAGCGATGCTGTCAGTAGTTTCGAGCCCCCGCTTGTCGGCTGGGTTGCTTGCGTCGACGAACATGCTGTTTCGCAACGAAGCGCGCCGGAGCCTCCGGTTCCCTAGCCCATTAGCTGCTGGCGATTTTCTGTCAGCCGTCTTAGCCACCACTAGACAGGCCCTTTGCTTGCCGCTGTCCTGCGGACAAGCACTTGGTTCCCTGGTGCCACGTGCGCCCAGCATCACGCTCCGATCGCCAAAGAGCAGCGTGATCGCCCGTTCATTGCTGCAAGGAGGCTTCGTTCTCTCAGCCGGGAAAACGCGTCGGGCAAACACGACAAGAGTCCTCCGCGAAATCAGTTTTCCGGCGGAGCCGCTGGAGCTGTGCGCTCACTAATCCAACTCACCAAATACAAACTATAGAAATCAAGATCACCATGAATCTATCGCATTCAAAAAAGCAAGTTCGTCCAGCGTTCACTTTAGTTGAACTGCTTGTCGTTATCGCAATCATCGGGATCCTCGTCGGCTTGCTGCTGCCAGCCGTCCAAGCGGCCCGCGAAGCGGCAAGGCAAACGCAATGCAAAAACAATCTCAAACAGATCGGTCTCGCGTTACACATGTACCACGATTCGCTGGGGGCATTGCCGCCTGGGTGGATCGCTCAGCATCCGACGACGCAGAAGCCTTATTGGCTGGGGCAGCCCGGTTGGGGATGGGCCGCTCGCACTCTGCCCTATATCGAACAGGCGAACGTGGGGGACAATTTGATCGATTACGATCGGTTGCTACTCGATCCATTTCATGACGTCGTTCGCACCACGACGATACCAACCTACATCTGCCCATCGGACACCGGCGACACGATCTTTTCATTGGAGCCAGGGCCGATGCCCATGCCGAACTACACAACCGGTTTCACGGCAACAAACGTATCGAAGACAAACTATGTAGGTGTTTTTGGGACGATCCGGATGACCAGCGCCGGCTGCCCGATGGGCGAATGCATTGGCAATGGGAGTTTCGTCTTGCAGCGATCGATGCGGTTTCGCGACTTTACCGATGGACTTTCCAACACCTTTGTCGTGGGCGAACGCAATTCGCAGTTCTCACCATCGACTTGGTTAGGTGTGTTCGCCGGTGCCGCCCACGCTCCCGGCCGGATTGTCGCTGTGGCGGAGACGCCACCGAATTCTGAAATCACGCCGGGCTTTACGTTCAGCAGCTACCATCCGGCGGGCACTCACTTTCTGTCTGCCGATGGTTCGGTGAAGCTGATTGCGGAGACTATTCGCATGGAAACCTATCAAGCACTATGCACCCGCGGTGGCGGCGAAATCATCGGTGAATACTGAGCTCCTTTACGCCGTTGCGAAAGTCAAGCTACAGAGATTGCGTGCGATTCGGTTCTCAATTCGCCGAATCGATGCGTATCGCCCATCCGGGAAGTCGACACGCGTGAGTACCATTGGTTCCCGCGTGTCCCAGATGACAACGCTTCCAGTCGGTTGAACGGGCATGCGGTAGCGACGGGCGTTGACACGTGGTGGAGATGCCGGCTGCTACTGATTTCATCTCAGTGCAGCCAGGGTTTGCAATTCCTTTTCGGAGAGTGCTCGGTCGAAGACGGCGACGCCGCCGATCCAGCCGGTGAATCCGACGCTGCGGGAACTGTGGATGACGCGACCGATGGTAAAGGGACCGCCGCTTTGGTCATCCTTGGGCGTATAGATCCCGTGCGGATACCACCACGGATTCAGACGCAGTGCAACGAGGTCGCGGGCGACTTCTTTGCCGTCTTCCAGAGTGACTTCGATCTTTGTGAAACGGTGCTCGCGCAGCTCCACCCGTTGGCCATCGGACTCGCGAATGACCTTCACACTCAACGGCTCCCCTTCGGGCGGATTGTAATATTGGTCTTTGGGAAAGCTCGGATCTTCGCCAGCTTGTTTGCCCGGCAGCTTGGCGAAGTGCCCCTGCATGTACGCCTTGTACGCATAAGAGATCAGCCCGTCCTTTTTCGGGTTCTCCAGCCAGCGATCCCCCGAGACGCCGTTGAGCCAGCCGGTCAGTTCGTCCTTCTCGTCGTCAAACGTCATCGCAAAACACTGCCACGATGCGTCGAGCTTCTCGGCCGGTGAGTCCGCTGGGACGGCGGGGGATTGGCCGGCGGAGTTGCATTTGTGCAGGGCGTACTTGTTTCGGAACGAACTTGCACCGTTCTCGGAGACGTGGCCGCAAGCGCTTCCCTGTTTGTTCAGTCCCGCAAACAAAGCGTATTGCCGCTGCCCACGTTCCACCTTGGCGATGCTGGCCGTCGATTTCTGTTTCAGGTCGGTTCCTTCGTGCCAGATGCCAGCCAACGCGTGATTGCCACTCTCGCGAATCGCCCACACGACGACCGTGACCGACTTGCCATCCCCTTTGATATCCAACGGCGTGTCGTGCAGCCGCGATCGCGGGATGTAGAGAAAGGGGCGGAAATCGGGATCGGTTTCTTTGACGATTCGGATCGCGTTGCCGAACGGACCGCGGCCCAGTTGCGGGAAATCGGCGTAGGTTGCCTCACGCCCCGTCCCCCAGTAGTCTTTGACGTAGTTCGCGGCGTCGAGTGGATAATCGGTTGGTGAACCTGGCGGGACAACCGCGGTGAAGCGTCCCCCGCCGTCGGGCTCACGCTGAACAAAATCCCAAAACGCGACGAGGCCCGGGGTATCGACAACGACAGAGCGACTTGCGTTTGCATCTTCCGCGACGCTGGCGTCGGGACAGATCCATACCGCCAACAACGCGATGAAAAACTTCTGATCGATCCGTTTCATATTGGTAACAGCCAAAACTCTAAATGCCTTTCGTCTAAATGATCTTAGGGTTCACAATCGTCAACCGCTTGCGCACGCCGGTTGATATCACGATAGGAAACGTGCGTTCCCGACGGACAGCCAACATCTGTCGTGGCAATGCGTCGCGAGACCTACTTGAGTGAGTTGAGGAACGCGACGAGATCTCGCACTTCCAGCGGCGAGAGCGCTTCGGTCATATCGGGCATCAGGGAGACCTTCTGGTCGATGATCTCTTCGATCTCATCCGATGCGATCTTGATCTCTTTCCCGCTACTATCGATGACGATCGTCTCGTCGTCGTTTTCGCTTTTGATACTCCCCTTCACTGCCTGCCCGGAAAGAAGTAACACGACCTGAGTGAAATACTTCGGTTCGATGTCCGCACTCGGGGCAACGACCGCCCGCAGCAGATGGTTCAGATCGCGTTGCTTTCCAATCTTCGTCAACTCGGGACCAATGTTACTCCCGCGTTTGCCAATGCGATGGCAGCGACTGCATTGTGCTCGCAGGTTGGTTTGGAATATCTGCTTCCCACGCGCCACATCGCCCCCGTGCCCCGAGAACGCAAACTTAATTTGGTCCGCCGTGTCGCCCAGCTTCAGTGCCGCCGCGCGTTCGGTTTGCTGGCGAGATAGGCTTTCTTGAATCGAACGCATCGGCGCGGCATCTTCGGCTCGAGCTTGGACCGCTTGGTAGACGTCCAGTGACAACTCGCTAGGCAATGTTCCGTCCAGTAGTTGTGAGGCCAGCTGCTGCAAGATCGCATCGGCATCGCGGTTTGCAATTTTCCCGAGCCCCGCAATGCAAGCTTGTTTCACGGCGATGACGTCCGTTTGCTGCAGCTTGCGTTCCAAGATCGCCAACGCGTCGGA from Rosistilla oblonga includes the following:
- a CDS encoding DUF1559 domain-containing protein, which encodes MNLSHSKKQVRPAFTLVELLVVIAIIGILVGLLLPAVQAAREAARQTQCKNNLKQIGLALHMYHDSLGALPPGWIAQHPTTQKPYWLGQPGWGWAARTLPYIEQANVGDNLIDYDRLLLDPFHDVVRTTTIPTYICPSDTGDTIFSLEPGPMPMPNYTTGFTATNVSKTNYVGVFGTIRMTSAGCPMGECIGNGSFVLQRSMRFRDFTDGLSNTFVVGERNSQFSPSTWLGVFAGAAHAPGRIVAVAETPPNSEITPGFTFSSYHPAGTHFLSADGSVKLIAETIRMETYQALCTRGGGEIIGEY
- a CDS encoding LamG domain-containing protein; this translates as MAVTNMKRIDQKFFIALLAVWICPDASVAEDANASRSVVVDTPGLVAFWDFVQREPDGGGRFTAVVPPGSPTDYPLDAANYVKDYWGTGREATYADFPQLGRGPFGNAIRIVKETDPDFRPFLYIPRSRLHDTPLDIKGDGKSVTVVVWAIRESGNHALAGIWHEGTDLKQKSTASIAKVERGQRQYALFAGLNKQGSACGHVSENGASSFRNKYALHKCNSAGQSPAVPADSPAEKLDASWQCFAMTFDDEKDELTGWLNGVSGDRWLENPKKDGLISYAYKAYMQGHFAKLPGKQAGEDPSFPKDQYYNPPEGEPLSVKVIRESDGQRVELREHRFTKIEVTLEDGKEVARDLVALRLNPWWYPHGIYTPKDDQSGGPFTIGRVIHSSRSVGFTGWIGGVAVFDRALSEKELQTLAALR